In Ailuropoda melanoleuca isolate Jingjing chromosome 4, ASM200744v2, whole genome shotgun sequence, the following proteins share a genomic window:
- the GPAT2 gene encoding glycerol-3-phosphate acyltransferase 2, mitochondrial isoform X4, which translates to MLEARHQTQQRNTQNSQETSLWSSDFGMKLEAVTPFLGKYRPFVSRCCQTCTPKSWESLFHRSIMDLGFCNVILVKEQNTRFRGWLVRRLCYFLWSLEQHIPPRQDAPQKIVESTGVQNVISGRIPGGAGEGQVPGLVKKEVQRILGHIQAPLRPFLLRLFSWALLRFLNCVFLNVQLHKGQMKMVHKAAQAQGLPLVLLSTHKSLLDGILLPFVLLSQGLGVLRVAWDPRTCSPTLRALLKKLGGLFLPPEVNFTLDSPEGVLARAVAHAAMEQLLVSRQPLLIFLEEPPGAQGPRLSALGQTWLGLVVQAVKVGVIPDAMLVPVAITYDLVPDAPCDVYHALTPLGLWTGALAVLRILRCWGRSPRVCVRVHLAQPFSLQEYTINARSCWGSRQTLEQLLQPIVLGQCTVVPDTEKEQEWTPATGPLLALKEEDQLLVRRLSRHVLNASVTSSAVMSTAIMATLLLFKHQKGVFLSQLLGEFSWLTEETLLRGFDVGFSGQLRCLVQHTLSLLRAHVALLRIHQGDLLVVPRPGPGLTHLARLSAELLPAFLSEAVGACAVRGLLAGRVPPEGPWELQGIELLSQDKLYRQILLLLHLLPQDLLLLQPCQSSYCYCQEVLDRLIQCGLLVAEETPGSRPACDTGRQRLSAKLLWKPSGDFTDSDSDDFEEAEGRYFRLSQQSRCPDFFLFLCRLLSPLLKAFAQAAAFLHQGRLPDTESGYTEQLLQFLQATAQEEGFFECADPNLAISAIWTFRDLGVLQQMPSPAGPMLYLSPTFTSRENQEKLEQFIRQFVCS; encoded by the exons ATGTTGGAAGCCAGACACCAAACCCAGCAGAGGAACACCCAGAACAGCCAAGAG ACCAGCTTGTGGTCCTCAGACTTTGGGATGAAGCTGGAGGCTGTTACCCCATTCCTAGGGAAATATCGCCCCTTTGTGAGTCGCTGCTGCCAAACCTGCACTCCCAAGAGCTGG GAGTCCCTCTTCCACAGAAGCATAATGGATCTAGGCTTCTGCAACGTGATCCTGGTGAAGGAGCAGAACACCAG GTTTCGGGGCTGGCTGGTTCGGAGGCTCTGCTATTTCTTATGGTCACTGGAGCAGCACATACCACCCCGTCAGGATGCCCCACAGAAGATCGTGGAAAGCACTGG GGTGCAGAATGTCATCTCAGGGAGGatcccaggaggggctggggaaggccaGGTACCAGGCCTTGTGAAGAAAGAGGTACAGCGCATCTTGGGCCATATCCAGGCTCCGCTCCGCCCCTTCCTGCTCAG GCTATTCAGCTGGGCACTGCTGCGGTTCCTGAACTGTGTCTTCCTGAACGTGCAGCTCCACAAGGGCCAGATGAAGATGGTCCACAAGGCCGCCCAGGCA CAGGGCTTGCCGCTTGTCCTCCTCTCTACCCACAAGTCACTCCTGGATGGGATTCTGCTACCCTTTGTGCTGCTCTCCCAAGGCCTGGGTGTGCTCCGTGTGGCTTGGGACCCCCgcacctgctcccccaccctcag AGCTCTGCTAAAGAAGCTTGGGGGGCTTTTCTTGCCCCCAGAGGTCAACTTTACCCTGGACAGCCCAGAGGGGGTCCTTGCAAGGGCTGTGGCCCATGCC GCTATGGAGCAGCTGTTGGTCAGCAGGCAGCCGTTGCTCATATTCCTGGAGGAGCcccctggggcccaggggccTCGGCTGTCAGCCCTGGGCCAGACCTGGCTGGGACTGGTGGTGCAGGCTGTCAAGGTGGGCGTCATCCCAGATGCCATGCTAGTGCCAGTGGCCATCACCTATGACCTGGTTCCAGATGCACCTTGTGATGTATACCAC gcctTGACCCCGCTGGGGTTGTGGACAGGAGCTCTGGCTGTCCTGAGGATCCTACGATGCTGGGGCCGCAGCCCCAGGGTCTGTGTCCGTGTGCACCTGGCCCAGCCCTTCTCCCTACAG GAATACACCATCAACGCCAGAAGCTGCTGGGGCAGCAGGCAGACTCTGGAGCAGCTGTTGCAGCCCATTGTGCTGGGCCAATG TACTGTTGTCCCAGACACTGAGAAAGAGCAGGAGTGGACTCCAGCAACTGGGCCCCTTCTGGCACTTAAGGAAGAGGACCAGCTCCTGGTCAGGAGGCTGAGCCGTCACGTCCTAAATG CCAGCGTGACCAGCTCGGCAGTGATGAGCACGGCCATCATGGCGACACTGCTGCTTTTCAAGCACCAGAAG GGTGTGTTCCTGTCCCAGCTCCTGGGGGAGTTCTCCTGGCTGACCGAGGAGACACTACTGCGTGGCTTCGATGTGGGCTTCTCGGGGCAGTTGCGGTGCCTCGTGCAGCACACGCTGAGCCTGCTACGGGCGCATGTGGCCCTGCTGCGCATCCATCAGGGGGACTTGCTGGTAGTTCCTCGGCCGGGCCCGGGTCTCACACACTTGGCACGCCTGAGTGCCGAGCTGCTGCCTGCCTTCCTGAGTGAGGCTGTGGGTG cctgtgctgTGCGGGGGCTGCTGGCAGGCAGAGTGCCACCTGAGGGGCCCTGGGAGCTCCAGGGCATTGAGCTGCTAAGCCAGGACAAGCTGTACCGCCAGATCCTGCTGCTGCTGCACTTGCTGCCCCAGgacctgctgctgctgcag CCCTGCCAGTCTTCCTACTGCTACTGTCAGGAAGTGCTGGACCGTCTCATCCAGTGTGGGCTCCTGGTTGCTGAGGAG ACCCCAGGCTCCCGGCCAGCCTGTGACACCGGGCGGCAGCGTTTAAGTGCAAAGCTGCTGTGGAAACCGAGTGGGGACTTTACTGATAGTGACAGTGATGACTTCGAGGAGGCTGAGGGCCGGTACTTTAGG CTCAGTCAGCAGTCACGCTGCCctgacttcttcctcttcctctgccgccTGCTTAGCCCACTGCTCaaagcctttgcacaggctgCTGCCTTCCTCCACCAGGGACGGCTGCCTGATACAG AGTCCGGCTACACTGAGCAACTCTTGCAGTTCTTGCAGGCCACTGCCCAGGAGGAAGGGTTCTTTG agtGTGCAGACCCAAATCTTGCCATCAGTGCTATCTGGACCTTCAGAGACCTGGGG GTGCTGCAGCAGATGCCCAGCCCTGCGGGCCCCATGCTCTACCTGTCGCCTACATTCACCAGCCGGGAAAATCAGGAAAAGCTGGAACAGTTCATCCGGCAGTTCGTTTGTAGCTAG